In Labrus bergylta chromosome 11, fLabBer1.1, whole genome shotgun sequence, one genomic interval encodes:
- the LOC136180441 gene encoding complement C1q-like protein 2, protein MRAVVLLCLLHAAFGKHDGKKYSWTGPDHEMLWPVDSSQNHKCESNMLPCGCCLMQQQMWRMEEFFNYTLEAMKTELTIAKRTLNDTVSRSAFSVALSLDQDCFGPFNDSRIIIYKHAFFILGGSYSLSTGIFTVTRSGVYSLSVTIYGAHVSGETMLACANLEVNGKGVSSLLESNGQDLEDSATVVLAVNLTAGDEVAVILPKDCVLCDHNNYNTFTGFLLYTTA, encoded by the exons ATGAGAG CTGTAGTGCTGCTGTGTCTCCTCCACGCTGCTTTTGGCAAACATGATGGTAAAAAATATTCCTGGACCGGACCTGATCACGAAATGCTCTGGCCAGTTGACTCCAGCCAAAACCACA AGTGCGAGTCGAACATGTTGCCGTGTGGCTGTTGCCTGATGCAGCAGCAGATGTGGAGGATGGAGGAGTTCTTCAACTACACCCTTGAAGCGATGAAAACGGAGCTTACAATCGCAAAGAGGACCCTCAACGATACAG TCAGCCGCAGCGCCTTCTCAGTTGCTCTGAGCCTCGACCAAGACTGCTTCGGCCCCTTCAATGACAGCAGGATCATCATCTACAAGCACGCCTTCTTCATCCTGGGAGGCAGCTACAGCTTGAGCACTGGTATCTTCACCGTTACCCGCTCTGGGGTCTACAGCCTCTCGGTCACCATCTACGGGGCTCATGTTTCTGGGGAGACCATGTTGGCCTGTGCCAACCTGGAGGTCAACGGCAAAGGGGTGTCTTCCCTCCTGGAGAGTAATGGCCAGGACCTTGAAGACAGTGCCACGGTTGTTTTGGCCGTAAATCTGACGGCCGGGGACGAGGTGGCCGTCATCTTGCCCAAAGATTGTGTCCTCTGTGACCATAACAACTATAACACGTTCACTGGTTTCCTGCTGTATACTACGGCCTAG
- the cbln18 gene encoding cerebellin 18 — protein MFVLPALFLLRSLFLCGHVEAQSSIYEIMKVAALKLDTPLACDKWDCKCAFERQRSCCCGANDLYALEDYTFEKVKYLWEDISKLKYSVMGLTEGYKVSFKATMDSRLGPCFGPFNTDVPIPYSLVALNDGNGYNPSLGAFTAPRSGVYLFSFTVYSSVGSGERLYHQIQMKKNGVDMVGVWENNREDGEDSATQVAILDLQNGDQVYMELMSGRKLCDHLQYNIFTGYMVYPSTDDYYSR, from the exons ATGTTTGTATTACCAGCTTTGTTCCTGCTGAGGTCGCTGTTTCTCTGTGGCCATGTGGAGGCCCAGTCCAGCATCTATGAAATCATGAAAGTGGCCGCAT TGAAACTGGACACACCTCTGGCCTGTGACAAGTGGGACTGCAAGTGTGCCTTCGAGCGCCAGCGTAGCTGCTGCTGTGGCGCCAATGATTTGTACGCTCTGGAGGACTATACCtttgaaaaagttaaatatttgtGGGAGGATATCAGCAAACTGAAGTACAGTGTTATGGGGCTCACAG AGGGATACAAGGTTTCCTTCAAGGCTACAATGGACTCAAGGCTCGGTCCCTGCTTTGGACCCTTCAACACTGACGTGCCAATCCCGTACTCCTTAGTCGCTCTTAACGACGGCAACGGATACAACCCTTCCTTGG GTGCCTTCACCGCTCCTCGTTCTGGCGTTTATCTCTTTTCCTTCACGGTCTACTCATCTGTGGGGAGTGGGGAGCGCCTGTACCATCAA ATCCAGATGAAAAAGAATGGAGTCGATATGGTCGGTGTGTGGGAGAATAATCGAGAGGATGGAGAAGACAGTGCCACTCAg GTTGCCATACTTGATCTTCAGAACGGTGATCAGGTCTACATGGAGCTGATGTCCGGGAGGAAGCTCTGTGACCACCTGCAGTACAATATCTTCACTGGTTATATGGTGTACCCCAGCACTGATGACTACTATAGCAGATGA
- the LOC136180442 gene encoding complement C1q-like protein 2, which yields MRALILLCLLHSALGVRYPWNPETKEQHNECLEDQGSCGCCKTLREIERMGTYFNTCLNELEEEYEQTKQTLTDMKANRTAFSVALFEDGPFKCYGPFANEQPVMFKKVFLNLGNGYNPNNGIFIVPHSGVYSLAFTVYSDAGSPNSKLAACAKLLVNSEIIIGSTDINRHDQEDSSSNVLVLHLNRSDQVTLSLSPGCFLCDDGYHYNTFSAFLLYVPDCDREMY from the exons ATGAGAG CTCTTATATTGCTGTGCCTACTTCACTCAGCTCTTGGTGTGAGATACCCCTGGAACCCAGAGACCAAAGAACAACACAATG AGTGTTTGGAGGACCAGGGTTCTTGTGGCTGCTGTAAGACCCTCCGAGAGATCGAAAGGATGGGGACGTACTTTAACACGTGCCTGAATGAGTTGGAGGAGGAATAcgaacaaacaaagcaaactctcactgacatgaaag CTAACCGCACTGCCTTCTCCGTGGCTCTATTCGAGGATGGTCCGTTTAAGTGTTACGGTCCATTTGCTAACGAACAGCCTGTCATGTTCAAAAAGGTCTTCCTAAACTTGGGTAATGGCTACAATCCTAACAACGGTATCTTCATCGTGCCTCACTCTGGTGTCTACAGCCTTGCCTTCACCGTCTACAGTGATGCTGGTTCTCCTAATAGCAAGCTGGCTGCCTGTGCAAAACTGCTGGTTAACAGCGAGATCATCATTGGGTCAACTGACATAAACAGACACGACCAAGAGGACAGTTCCTCTAATGTCTTAGTCCTCCACCTTAATCGCTCAGACCAGGTGACTTTGTCCCTTTCCCCTGGATGTTTCCTGTGCGATGACGGATACCATTACAACACTTTCAGCGCGTTCCTGCTTTATGTGCCTGACTGCGATAGGGAGATGTActaa